One part of the Bradyrhizobium sp. CB1650 genome encodes these proteins:
- a CDS encoding alpha/beta hydrolase — MDGSDISQCVARFAIIVTVIVASAAEPVSAQPRQEADETSPPTTSLMQGGLPDGFRNEFHDRFAEVNGVRLHYVLGGPDNGPLVVLLHGWPQTWYTWRKVMPPLAKAGYRTLAVDYRGAGDSEKPPGGYDKATMAADVRALVHQLGANQLHLVGRDIGVMVAYAYAAQWPDEVQTLTMLDVPIPATTAWSEAKSKPDPELWHFGLFQQRDIAEMLVRGHEYQFIRDFYRKRAFRPVSDDDIAVYATAYAAPGGLRAGFELYRAFPEDERRFAEFEKQKLSMPVLALAGDKSNGMVEVAMAREIAQDVRGGVAPDTGHWLPDENPEFLAAQLLTFLHQPNRTQGQSNR; from the coding sequence ATGGATGGATCGGATATCAGCCAATGTGTTGCTCGGTTCGCGATCATCGTGACGGTTATCGTTGCAAGCGCCGCCGAACCCGTGTCTGCGCAGCCAAGGCAGGAGGCGGATGAAACCAGTCCTCCGACCACTTCGCTCATGCAAGGTGGCCTTCCGGATGGATTTCGAAACGAATTTCATGATCGCTTCGCAGAGGTAAACGGGGTGCGGCTGCACTACGTGCTTGGCGGACCGGACAACGGTCCGCTTGTCGTCCTGCTGCACGGTTGGCCGCAAACCTGGTACACCTGGCGCAAGGTGATGCCGCCACTGGCGAAAGCAGGCTATCGCACGCTTGCGGTCGACTACCGTGGCGCGGGTGATTCTGAAAAGCCTCCTGGCGGCTACGACAAGGCGACCATGGCTGCAGATGTTCGCGCGCTCGTCCATCAACTTGGCGCAAACCAGCTACATCTGGTTGGCCGCGACATCGGCGTGATGGTTGCTTACGCCTACGCAGCACAATGGCCGGACGAGGTCCAGACGCTCACCATGCTCGATGTACCGATTCCGGCGACGACGGCATGGAGCGAGGCAAAATCAAAGCCCGACCCGGAGCTCTGGCATTTTGGGCTTTTCCAGCAGCGCGACATTGCCGAGATGCTCGTGAGGGGACACGAGTACCAGTTCATTCGCGATTTCTACAGGAAGAGGGCCTTCCGCCCCGTCTCGGATGACGACATCGCCGTCTACGCAACGGCTTACGCGGCGCCCGGTGGTTTGCGTGCCGGCTTCGAGCTTTATCGCGCCTTCCCCGAGGATGAGCGCCGCTTCGCCGAGTTCGAAAAACAAAAACTGTCGATGCCCGTCCTTGCGCTCGCCGGCGACAAGAGCAACGGCATGGTCGAGGTCGCGATGGCAAGGGAGATTGCCCAAGACGTTCGTGGCGGAGTTGCGCCCGACACGGGCCATTGGTTGCCGGATGAAAATCCGGAGTTCCTGGCTGCGCAACTTCTGACCTTCCTGCATCAGCCAAACCGCACGCAGGGACAATCGAACCGCTGA